The region GCTCCTTCTCGTTCACCCTGAACGTACCTTACCCCGAGGAGATTTCAAGGGGTGTATGTCAAGGTCGGTTGCCCGCCGCTGGCCGGCACGCTGCGAAACGATCTACCGGATCCTCACGTTGTCAAACCCATCAGGGCGATCATGATGCCTGTCATGCCGACAATGACCCCCACGATCCACTTGGTCTGAGAGTCGAACCGTTCCTCGATCCTCAACAGCGCGTTGGCCAGGGCCTCACGGGATTCCGTCTGACGAGCGTCATCCTTCGCGTCTACCAGCGATTCGGTGACAGACAACGGGCCTTGCCCTACTACCGAGACTCCACCGAAACCAATGTCGAGGGCTACGACGCAACAGAGGTGACCGTCTCCGGGATGACGCAGCATTACTGGGTGCTCCCGGCGCCATAAGCTACGACACTTTCCTCGAGAGAGTGACGGCGAGGGTGACGGAAGGCGACACCGTGACGCAAGGAGACACCCTCCGGGCAGACGTGACCTCCCACAGATCGGCCGACACCAACACCTTCACCCGAACCCCCCAACCCCCCGCCGCGCCCACCCTGCTCGTTCCTCAGGCTTAGGGCGTCATGGGTGGTGTTGTGTGCCTCAGGTTCGGGGACGTCGGCGTTCTCGATGCACAGGGCGTCACCGGTGGTGCCCTGTTCCTCAGGTTTAGGGCGTCATGGGTGGTGTTGTGTGCCTCAGGTTCGGGGACGTCGGCGTTCTCNNNNNNNNNNNNNNNNNNNNNNNNNNNNNNNNNNNNNNNNNNNNNNNNNNNNNNNNNNNNNNNNNNNNNNNNNNNNNNNNNNNNNNNNNNNNNNNNNNNNGATGCACAGGGCGTCACCGGTGGTGCGGTGTTCCTGAGGTTCGTAGCCGCGGTGTGGCCGAATGCCGGATCCGTGCCCCACGCCCCTAGCCCTCCTGCGAACAAGACCCTTGAAGATGACCCCGATCGCGGGCACCTTGCAGGTCTCAACGTACGCAAGAGAGGCCAACGAAAGGAAAGGGCTATGGCGGCACCGACGGTGGGACCGAAGATCCGGCGGCTGGCCGACTCACAGAATGGGCTGATAACGGGCGACCAGGCGATCAAGGCGGGCCTCTCGAGGTCCTCCATCAGGCGTCGCATTGAATCGAAAGAGTGGGACCACATCGAAAACGACATCTACCTCGTCTACGGGACTCGCTCGAAGGTCGTCTATCTGCGGGCTGCTGTCCTCGCTCTCCCGGCAGTGGTCTCTCATCAGTCGGCAGCCCAGCTACACGGGCTCGGCTATAAGACATTCACTGGAGCTGTGGTCACCGTGCCCCACCGCCGCAGCAACCGCTTCGTAGAGGTTCGGGTTCACCAATCGACCGACCTTCACCGGCGATACGTCACCCACATCGCCGACTTCCCCGTCACCAACCCCGTCCGGACCATGTTCGATCTGGCGTCCGTAACCGAGTTCGACGAGCTCCGCAGCATCGCACAGAAGGCACTGGCGGCCCGCCGCGTGACCTATGAAGGCCTCGCCGAGATTCTCGAAGAGCTGGGTCGGCGGGGCCGTCCCGGCACGACCCGCTTCCGCAAGCTGATCGAAGAAGTCTCGCCCGGGTACGCCGCCCCCGAGAGCGTCATGGAGGAGAGGATGCTCGCCCTTCTCAACGAGGGCGGGCTGCCGAAGCCCGCTCTCCAGATGCCGCTCCCGTGGCGGAGTCCCACGAAGGGTCGGGTCGACTTCGCCTATGAGGACGCCCGGGTGATCATCGAGTGTGACGGGCGCCGCTGGCACACGACCATGGAGGCGTTCGAGAGCGATCGCCGCCGGGACAATCTCGCTCAGCTGAACGGATGGAGAGTCCTGCGCTTCACCTGGAGCGACCTCAACGAGACGCCGGCCGGAGTGCTGTACCAGATCTCCCAAGCCCTGCGCCTGGCCGCCTGAACCCGCTACCCGACTACGGACAGCCCTCCGGGACCTCCGGGGTGATGACGGGCTCCGGTTGGGGCTACCATCCTGTAGCGGACCAGCACGATGCCTGGTCGCAGACCGGCTCCCAGGAAGGCCAATGACCGACAAGGCGCGCCCCACTTCCCTGACCGCTCCCCTGTACCGCCTGTACGAGCGGCGCCTCCTGCGTCAACTGGACCCGGACCGTCTCCCCCGCCACATCGGGATCATCCTGGACGGCCACCGGCGCTACGCCCGGGCCGAGGGCCTGGAGACCTACTCCCACAGCTACCGCAGCGGGATGAGGCGGTTCGAGGAGTTCCTCGGCTGGGTGGCCGAACTGCCCATCCCCTCCATCACCGCCTGGGTTCTGTCCACCGAGAACCTGGCCCGGCCGGCGGAGCAGATCGAGCCCTACTTCAACACGCTGACCGAGATGTTCCAACGGCTTCCGGAGCGCACCGACCGCCTGGGGTTCCGGCTGAAGGTGATGGGGAGCCTCGACCTCCTACCCGCCGACCTGGTGAAGGCCGCCAAGCATGCCGTGGAGGCAAGCCGGCCCACTTCGCAGGATTCCCCGAAGGTCACGGTCGCCATGGGGTACGGCGGGCGCCAGGAGATCGTCGATGCCTGCCGCGACCTGGTAGATGAGCTGCTCGGCCGGGGCACGCCTCCCGAGGAACTGGCCGAGCACGTGGATGCCGCCGG is a window of bacterium DNA encoding:
- a CDS encoding DUF559 domain-containing protein yields the protein MAAPTVGPKIRRLADSQNGLITGDQAIKAGLSRSSIRRRIESKEWDHIENDIYLVYGTRSKVVYLRAAVLALPAVVSHQSAAQLHGLGYKTFTGAVVTVPHRRSNRFVEVRVHQSTDLHRRYVTHIADFPVTNPVRTMFDLASVTEFDELRSIAQKALAARRVTYEGLAEILEELGRRGRPGTTRFRKLIEEVSPGYAAPESVMEERMLALLNEGGLPKPALQMPLPWRSPTKGRVDFAYEDARVIIECDGRRWHTTMEAFESDRRRDNLAQLNGWRVLRFTWSDLNETPAGVLYQISQALRLAA
- the uppS gene encoding polyprenyl diphosphate synthase, whose amino-acid sequence is MTDKARPTSLTAPLYRLYERRLLRQLDPDRLPRHIGIILDGHRRYARAEGLETYSHSYRSGMRRFEEFLGWVAELPIPSITAWVLSTENLARPAEQIEPYFNTLTEMFQRLPERTDRLGFRLKVMGSLDLLPADLVKAAKHAVEASRPTSQDSPKVTVAMGYGGRQEIVDACRDLVDELLGRGTPPEELAEHVDAAGIAAHLYEPDQPDADLIIRTSGESRLSGFLLWQAAYAEYAFVDVFWPDFRRVDFLRALRDYAAADRRFGR